In Silene latifolia isolate original U9 population chromosome X, ASM4854445v1, whole genome shotgun sequence, the following proteins share a genomic window:
- the LOC141616897 gene encoding uncharacterized protein LOC141616897, translating into MFQKTLILDNSKLNIGAGLTFRQVKELVNGYENIGATLIDFKNFQRDIKCYIGLRDADLFIDRLEKLKATQPQFYFAYDVDPQNRLTKFFWADATCIRNYSFFGDLCELRPYLRNQQTSSAIHEGAMIITNDHSFPELKTELPIEKHGAIIYTHAVFKVFQEEVMAADSCGVDDFEKEEHVRIIHVIDAETDRIFKVYKGKGIGRIPSKYIVDRWLNNTHAAKIVGVLKTLPAEHTEELASLLVEFLRSYVLNRLQKTKRWRSLLGCSSSSEVTIHPPEQARNKGSGKRLKSAKQQAIEKAAKPKRLCAYCKERVTHDRRTCPLRIADVAAEKAAKKKKV; encoded by the exons ATGTTCCAGAAGACGCTTATCTTGGACAACTCCAAGTTGAATATTGGCGCTGGATTGACCTTTAGACAGGTTAAGGAACTTGTCAATGGGTATGAAAATATCGGTGCTAcattgatagattttaagaactttcaaagAGATATCAAGTGCTACATTGGGTTAAGAGATGCTGACCTTTTCATCGATCGACTCGAGAAACTCAAAGCGACCCAACCCCAGTTCTACTTCGCCTATGATGTTGATCCGCAAAACCGTCTAACAAAGTTCTTTTGGGCTGATGCTACATGTATTAGAAACTACTCATTCTTTGGGGATCTTTGTGAGCTTCGACCCTACTTACGGAACcaacaa ACCAGCAGCGCTATACACGaaggtgcgatgattataacaaaTGACCACTCATTCCCCGAGCTTAAGACAGAATTACCTATAGAAAAGCATGGCGCTATTATATACACACATGCTGTGTTCAAGGTGTTTCAAGAAGAAGTAATGGCTGCCGATTCATGTGGTGTTGATGACTTTGAGAAGGAGGAGCATGTGCGCATAATTCATGTAATCGATGCTGAGACAGACAGAATTTTCAAG GTGTACAAGGGCAAAGGAATTGGGCGAATACCAAGCAAGTACATTGTAGATCGTTGGCTAAATAACACACACGCAGCGAAG ATAGTTGGTGTTCTCAAAACATTACCTGCTGAACACACGGAAGAGTTAGCATCCCTCCTAGTTGAGTTCCTGCGAAGTTATGTATTGAACCGCTTACAAAAGACCAAGAGATGGAGATCTTTGTTGGGCTGCAGCTCGTCGTCTGAAGTCACTATCCACCCTCCagaacaagcacgcaacaagggcAGCGGAAAAAGATTGAAGTCAGCTAAACAACAGGCCATTGAAAAAGCAGCCAAGCCAAAGAGGCTATGTGCATACTGCAAAGAAAGAGTTACCCACGACAGGAGAACATGCCCTCTTCGCATAGCTGATGTAGCTGCTGAGAAAGCAGCTAAAAAGAAAAAAGTTTGA